One window from the genome of Hyperolius riggenbachi isolate aHypRig1 chromosome 6, aHypRig1.pri, whole genome shotgun sequence encodes:
- the PAFAH1B2 gene encoding platelet-activating factor acetylhydrolase IB subunit alpha2 isoform X2 — protein MVQLMQQYEIWRELFSPLHALNFGIGGDTTRHVLWRLQNGELENIKPKVIVLWIGTNNHENSAQEVAGGIEAIIKLINTLQPQAKIIVMGLLPRGEKPNPPREKNSQVNQLLRSWLPRLPGVQLLDVDFGFVHSDGTISRNDMFDFLHLTAGGYAKVCRPLHELIMQLLEETPEEKQVTLA, from the exons ATTTGGAGGGAGTTGTTCTCTCCTCTACATGCACTGAATTTCGGTATTGGTGGTGACACAACACGACATGTCCTTTGGAGGCTTCAAAATGGAGAGCTAGAGAATATCAAACCAAAG GTCATTGTTTTGTGGATTGGAACAAACAACCATGAAAATTCTGCACAAGAAGTGGCTGGCGGCATTGAAGCTATCATAAAACTTATCAACACATTACAGCCACAGGCCAAAATCATTGTCATG gGATTACTCCCACGTGGAGAGAAACCGAATCCACCACGTGAAAAGAACTCCCAGGTCAACCAGCTGCTGCGCTCATGGCTGCCGCGCCTTCCTGGGGTGCAGCTTTTGGACGTAGATTTTGGCTTTGTTCATTCAGATGGAACTATCTCTCGAAATGACATGTTTGATTTCCTCCATCTCACAGCTGGTGGCTACGCCAAGGTTTGCCGGCCACTTCATGAACTAATTATGCAACTGCTGGAAGAGACCCCAGAAGAAAAACAAGTTACCCTGGCCTAA